One part of the Streptococcus sp. oral taxon 431 genome encodes these proteins:
- a CDS encoding LacI family DNA-binding transcriptional regulator has translation MVEQKKSITMKDVALEAGVSVGTVSRVINKEKGIKEVTLQKVEQAIKTLNYIPDYYARGMKKNRTETIALILPSIWHPFFSEFAMHVENEVYKRNNKLLLCSINGTNREQEYLEMLRHNKVDGVVAITYSPIENYLTSGIPFVSIDRTYSDIEIACVSSDNDAGGREAAKQLIKKGCQHLAFVGGHNTTINETKRRRISFEKYVQDKNIPFSIFDLDETVVDYHEKLEQFLTENPAIDGIFAINDFAALDVIEILEANGKQIPHDVQIIGYDGIKMAGDRDYLLSTIKQPLKEMAQEAVRILFEIIDGKTVNLQTILPVTFIEGKTTKN, from the coding sequence ATGGTAGAGCAAAAAAAATCCATTACTATGAAAGATGTTGCTCTGGAAGCGGGAGTTAGTGTTGGAACTGTTTCACGTGTGATCAACAAAGAAAAAGGAATCAAAGAAGTGACCTTACAGAAAGTTGAACAAGCGATTAAAACCTTGAATTATATCCCAGATTACTACGCAAGGGGAATGAAAAAAAATCGAACAGAGACGATAGCACTAATTCTGCCAAGTATCTGGCATCCATTCTTTTCTGAATTCGCGATGCATGTGGAAAATGAAGTTTACAAGAGAAATAATAAACTACTTTTATGTTCAATAAATGGAACCAACCGTGAGCAAGAATATCTTGAGATGCTACGTCATAATAAGGTTGATGGAGTTGTAGCCATTACCTATAGTCCAATCGAGAACTACCTAACTTCAGGAATTCCTTTTGTTAGTATCGACCGGACTTATTCAGATATAGAGATTGCATGTGTGTCGTCTGATAATGATGCAGGAGGACGAGAAGCTGCCAAACAACTCATCAAAAAAGGGTGTCAGCATTTGGCTTTTGTAGGTGGACACAACACAACCATTAATGAGACTAAACGACGTAGAATTTCATTTGAGAAGTATGTCCAAGACAAAAATATACCTTTTAGTATCTTTGACCTAGATGAGACGGTTGTAGACTATCATGAGAAGTTAGAGCAGTTCTTGACAGAGAATCCTGCCATAGATGGTATTTTCGCTATTAATGATTTTGCGGCTTTAGATGTTATTGAAATACTAGAGGCAAATGGTAAACAAATACCTCATGATGTGCAAATCATTGGATATGATGGTATAAAAATGGCTGGGGATCGAGATTATCTGCTTTCAACTATTAAACAACCGTTGAAAGAAATGGCTCAAGAAGCTGTTCGTATCTTGTTTGAGATCATTGATGGAAAGACTGTTAATTTACAGACAATCTTACCAGTAACATTTATTGAAGGAAAAACAACAAAAAATTAA
- a CDS encoding ABC transporter permease, which produces MNSKAKQVSVWERIKKQKLLLLMTVPGLVLTFIFKYIPMYGVLIAFKDYNPLKGIMGSDWVGFSEFTKFLSSPNFGILLANTLKLSVYGLLLGFLPPVILAIMLNQLLSEKAKKRIQLILYAPNFISVVVIVGMIFLFFSVGGPINSFLSMFGIKADFLTNPDYFRPLYIFSGIWQGMGWASTLYTATLVNVDPALIEAARLDGANIFQRIWHIDLPALKPIMVIQFVLAAGGIMNVGYEKAFLMQTSLNLPTSEIISTYVYKVGLVSGDYSYSTAVGLFNAVINVVLLVAVNQVVKRMNNGEGI; this is translated from the coding sequence ATGAATAGCAAAGCGAAGCAGGTTTCTGTTTGGGAACGGATTAAGAAACAAAAACTCTTGTTATTGATGACCGTCCCTGGTTTGGTTTTGACTTTTATCTTTAAGTACATTCCCATGTACGGAGTTTTGATCGCCTTTAAAGATTACAATCCTCTAAAAGGAATAATGGGAAGTGACTGGGTAGGATTTTCTGAGTTTACAAAATTCTTGTCTTCACCCAACTTTGGAATCTTGTTAGCCAATACTCTTAAATTGAGTGTTTATGGCTTGCTTCTTGGTTTTTTGCCACCGGTTATTTTAGCGATTATGCTCAACCAACTCTTGAGTGAAAAAGCTAAAAAACGGATTCAGCTTATTTTATACGCACCTAACTTTATTTCTGTCGTTGTTATTGTTGGTATGATTTTCCTCTTCTTCTCAGTTGGAGGGCCAATCAATAGTTTTCTTTCCATGTTTGGGATCAAAGCTGATTTCCTAACAAACCCTGACTACTTCAGACCCCTCTATATCTTTAGTGGGATCTGGCAAGGAATGGGTTGGGCATCAACACTTTACACAGCGACCTTGGTTAACGTTGATCCAGCCTTAATCGAAGCAGCAAGACTAGATGGTGCCAATATTTTCCAACGAATCTGGCATATTGACCTTCCTGCTTTGAAGCCCATCATGGTTATCCAGTTTGTCTTGGCCGCAGGTGGGATTATGAATGTCGGTTATGAGAAAGCCTTCTTGATGCAGACATCACTAAACTTACCAACATCTGAAATTATCTCAACTTATGTTTATAAAGTGGGTCTTGTGTCAGGTGACTATTCTTACTCAACAGCCGTCGGTTTATTTAACGCAGTTATTAACGTTGTCTTGCTCGTTGCAGTCAACCAAGTTGTTAAACGCATGAATAATGGCGAAGGTATTTAA
- a CDS encoding carbohydrate ABC transporter permease, translating into MKNSIMDTKFDKRILLLNKIIIVFIVLITLLPLLYIVVASFMDPKVLVSRGISFNPADWTVEGYQRVFSDQSILRGFINSLLYSFGFAALTVLISVFTAYPLSKKDLVGRRWINYFLIVTMFFGGGLVPTYLLIKDLGMLNTPWAIIVPGAVNVWNIILARAYFQGLPEELVEAAVIDGANDLQIFFKIMLPLAKPIMFVLFLYAFVGQWNSYFDAMIYIKDPNLEPLQLVLRKILIQSQPGQDMIGAQAAMNEMKRLAELIKYATIVISSLPLIVMYPFFQKYFDKGIMAGSLKG; encoded by the coding sequence ATGAAAAATTCAATCATGGATACAAAATTTGATAAACGAATCTTGCTTTTGAATAAAATCATTATCGTCTTTATCGTTTTGATTACTTTGCTTCCTTTACTTTATATCGTCGTAGCATCCTTCATGGATCCTAAGGTCTTAGTTAGTAGAGGGATTAGTTTTAATCCTGCTGACTGGACAGTAGAAGGATACCAGCGTGTATTCAGCGACCAGTCCATTCTTAGAGGTTTTATCAACTCTCTACTATACTCATTTGGCTTTGCGGCTTTAACAGTTTTGATCTCAGTCTTTACAGCCTATCCCTTATCTAAGAAAGATTTGGTTGGACGTCGTTGGATTAACTACTTCTTGATTGTAACCATGTTCTTTGGTGGTGGTCTAGTTCCTACTTACTTGTTGATTAAAGATCTGGGTATGCTCAACACTCCTTGGGCTATCATTGTTCCAGGTGCAGTCAATGTTTGGAATATCATTCTTGCCAGAGCCTACTTCCAAGGATTGCCTGAAGAATTGGTAGAAGCAGCCGTCATTGATGGTGCAAATGATTTACAGATTTTCTTCAAAATCATGCTTCCTCTTGCAAAACCAATTATGTTCGTTCTCTTCCTCTATGCTTTTGTCGGTCAGTGGAACTCATACTTCGATGCAATGATTTATATCAAAGATCCAAACTTGGAACCATTGCAACTTGTTCTTCGTAAAATTCTCATTCAGAGTCAGCCTGGTCAAGATATGATTGGAGCGCAAGCAGCTATGAATGAAATGAAACGTTTAGCTGAATTGATCAAATACGCAACCATTGTCATTTCAAGCTTGCCATTGATTGTTATGTATCCATTCTTCCAAAAATACTTTGATAAAGGTATTATGGCGGGATCACTTAAAGGTTAA
- a CDS encoding ABC transporter substrate-binding protein — translation MKFKTFTKSAVLLTASLAVLAACGSKNTASSPDYKLEGVTFPLKETKTLKFMTASSPLAPKDPNEKLILQRLEKETGVHIDWTNYQSDFAEKRNLDISSGDLPDAIHNDGASDVDLMNWAKKGVIIPVEDLIDKYMPNLKKVLEEKPEYKAMMTAPDGHIYSFPWIEELGEGKESIHSVNDMAWINKEWLNKLGLEMPKTTDDLIKVLEAFKTQDPNGNGQADEIPFTFIGGNGNEDFKFLFGAFGVGDNDDHLVVGNDGKVDFTADNDDYKEGVKFIRQLQEKGLIDKEAFEHDWNTYIAKGHDQKYGVYFTWDKNNVTGSNENYDVLPVLAGPSGQKHVTRTNGLGFARDKMVITSVNKNLELTAKWIDAQYAPLQSVQNNWGTYGDDKQQNIFEFDQATNSLKHLPLNGTAPAELRQKTEVGGPLAILDSYYGKVTTMPDDAKWRLDLIKEYYVPYMSNDNNYPRVFMTEEDLDKIAHIEADMNDYIYRKRAEWIVNGNIDAEWDDYKKELEKYGLSDYLAIKQKYYDQYQANKK, via the coding sequence ATGAAATTCAAAACATTCACAAAATCAGCAGTTTTGTTGACAGCTAGTTTAGCAGTACTTGCAGCCTGCGGCTCAAAAAATACAGCTTCTAGTCCAGACTATAAATTGGAAGGAGTAACCTTCCCACTCAAAGAAACGAAAACCTTGAAGTTTATGACAGCTAGTTCACCTCTAGCACCAAAAGACCCGAATGAAAAATTAATTTTGCAACGTTTGGAGAAGGAAACAGGAGTTCATATTGACTGGACCAACTACCAATCAGATTTTGCTGAAAAGAGAAATCTAGACATCTCAAGTGGTGACCTTCCAGATGCCATCCATAATGACGGTGCTTCAGATGTAGACTTGATGAACTGGGCTAAGAAAGGTGTAATCATTCCAGTTGAAGACTTGATTGATAAATATATGCCAAATCTCAAGAAAGTTCTTGAGGAAAAACCTGAATACAAGGCCATGATGACAGCACCAGACGGACACATCTATTCATTCCCATGGATTGAGGAGCTTGGAGAAGGCAAAGAATCTATCCATAGTGTCAATGATATGGCTTGGATTAACAAAGAATGGCTTAATAAACTTGGCCTTGAAATGCCAAAAACAACAGATGATTTGATCAAAGTTTTAGAAGCATTTAAAACTCAAGATCCAAATGGAAATGGTCAAGCAGACGAAATTCCATTTACTTTCATCGGCGGTAACGGAAACGAAGACTTCAAATTCCTCTTTGGAGCATTTGGTGTTGGGGATAACGATGATCACTTAGTAGTTGGAAACGATGGTAAAGTTGACTTTACAGCAGATAACGACGACTATAAAGAAGGTGTGAAATTCATCCGTCAATTGCAAGAAAAAGGCTTGATCGATAAGGAAGCTTTCGAACACGATTGGAATACCTATATTGCCAAAGGTCATGATCAAAAATACGGTGTTTACTTCACATGGGACAAGAACAATGTCACAGGAAGCAACGAAAACTATGATGTCTTACCTGTCCTTGCTGGTCCAAGTGGACAAAAACACGTAACTCGTACAAATGGTTTGGGATTTGCGCGTGATAAGATGGTTATCACTAGCGTCAACAAAAACCTTGAGTTGACAGCTAAATGGATTGATGCCCAATACGCACCTCTTCAATCTGTCCAAAACAACTGGGGAACTTATGGAGATGACAAGCAACAAAATATCTTTGAATTTGACCAAGCAACTAATAGCCTCAAACACTTGCCACTAAACGGAACAGCACCAGCAGAACTTCGTCAAAAAACTGAAGTTGGTGGACCACTTGCTATCTTGGACTCTTACTATGGTAAAGTGACAACTATGCCAGACGATGCCAAATGGCGTTTGGACCTTATTAAAGAATACTATGTTCCTTATATGAGTAATGACAACAACTATCCAAGAGTCTTTATGACTGAGGAAGATTTGGATAAGATTGCCCACATTGAAGCAGATATGAATGACTATATCTACCGCAAACGTGCAGAATGGATTGTCAACGGCAATATTGATGCTGAGTGGGATGATTATAAGAAAGAACTTGAGAAATACGGACTTTCTGACTATCTCGCTATCAAACAAAAATACTATGATCAATATCAAGCAAACAAGAAATAG
- a CDS encoding glycoside hydrolase family 32 protein, whose translation MGDKKYTVERANRYIEENKHLVNTQYKPEDHFSAEIGWINDPNGFVYFRGEYHLFYQFYPYDSVWGPMHWGHAKSKDLVTWEHLPVALAPDQDYDRNGCFSGSAIVKDDRLWLMYTGHIEEESGVRQVQNMAFSDDGIHFEKISQNPVATGADLPDELIAADFRDPKLFEKDGRYYSVVAAKHKDNVGCVVLLGSDNLVEWQFESIFLKGVEHQGFMWECPDYFELDGKDCIIMSPMRYQREGDSYHNINSSVLVTGQVDWEAKQFIPETVEEIDHGQDFYAPQTLLDGQNRRIMIAWMQMWGRTLPTHDQDHKWAGVMTLPRVLRLKDGKLFQTPIKQGGHHIQIDGDQRYRLGSDTDYLEFGYDSTAKQVYIDRSHLAQKILGEEEQDTSHRYVDVEAKELEVFVDKNSIEIFVNQGEASMTATYYLTVPAELSRID comes from the coding sequence ATGGGAGATAAAAAATACACAGTAGAGAGGGCCAATCGCTATATAGAAGAAAATAAGCATCTGGTTAATACTCAATATAAACCTGAGGACCACTTCTCTGCTGAGATTGGCTGGATTAATGATCCAAATGGATTCGTCTATTTTCGTGGAGAATACCATCTCTTTTATCAGTTTTATCCTTATGATAGCGTTTGGGGGCCAATGCACTGGGGCCATGCTAAAAGTAAGGACTTGGTGACTTGGGAGCACTTGCCAGTGGCACTTGCTCCTGACCAAGACTACGACCGCAATGGTTGCTTCTCAGGGTCAGCTATCGTCAAAGACGATCGCCTCTGGCTCATGTATACTGGACATATCGAAGAAGAATCCGGTGTCCGTCAAGTGCAAAATATGGCATTTTCAGACGACGGGATTCACTTTGAAAAGATTTCCCAAAATCCAGTTGCGACAGGTGCAGACTTGCCAGATGAGCTAATCGCTGCTGATTTCCGCGATCCAAAACTCTTTGAAAAAGATGGACGCTATTATTCGGTAGTTGCTGCCAAACACAAAGATAATGTGGGCTGTGTCGTTCTACTAGGGTCCGATAACCTAGTAGAGTGGCAGTTCGAATCCATCTTTTTAAAAGGGGTAGAACACCAAGGCTTTATGTGGGAATGTCCAGACTACTTTGAGTTAGATGGAAAAGACTGCATCATTATGTCACCAATGCGTTATCAACGTGAGGGTGATTCTTACCACAATATCAATTCCTCTGTATTGGTTACAGGTCAGGTAGACTGGGAAGCTAAACAGTTCATTCCAGAAACAGTAGAAGAAATCGACCATGGCCAGGACTTCTATGCGCCTCAAACATTGTTGGATGGCCAAAATCGTCGTATCATGATTGCTTGGATGCAGATGTGGGGGCGTACACTTCCAACTCATGACCAAGATCATAAGTGGGCTGGTGTCATGACCTTACCTCGTGTACTTCGATTGAAGGATGGGAAGTTATTCCAAACTCCTATCAAGCAAGGGGGCCATCACATTCAAATTGATGGTGATCAGCGTTACCGTTTGGGAAGCGATACAGATTATCTAGAGTTTGGTTATGATAGCACAGCCAAGCAAGTCTATATTGATCGTAGTCATCTGGCTCAGAAAATCCTCGGTGAAGAAGAACAGGATACGAGCCACCGCTATGTAGATGTAGAAGCTAAAGAATTGGAAGTTTTTGTAGATAAAAATTCCATCGAGATTTTTGTCAATCAAGGTGAAGCAAGCATGACGGCAACTTATTACTTAACAGTGCCAGCTGAGCTATCACGAATTGATTAA
- a CDS encoding SDR family NAD(P)-dependent oxidoreductase, with protein sequence MVKTILITGATDGIGKHLAKKLASEGHQVILHGRNPQKLELALQEVRAVSLRGRVSSYLADFSKLDDVYRFVGEIKRDFQRIDVLFNNAGLYAGKERKASAKNVELTFMLFVLVPYLLTTELSPLLEKSADSRVINTSSYMHHFAKVKDLDFGFEKEYNPGLAYNNSKLYTIWMTRYLARDFFLKGSNITINSYHPDLISTNLGNDSSDEKTKKSLFGRLMKSLSKDLDQGIETGYYLTLSEEVRGFTGFYFDEKKVKSVSEKGYTIEKARDLINYCNDKIELFKQKYDLLN encoded by the coding sequence ATGGTCAAAACGATTCTGATTACAGGTGCTACTGACGGTATCGGTAAACATTTGGCAAAGAAATTAGCCAGTGAAGGCCATCAGGTCATCCTCCATGGTCGCAATCCTCAAAAACTTGAGCTGGCGCTTCAAGAGGTTCGGGCCGTTTCCTTGAGAGGCAGAGTTTCGAGCTACTTGGCAGATTTTTCAAAATTAGACGATGTTTATCGATTTGTAGGGGAAATCAAGCGAGACTTTCAAAGGATCGATGTCTTGTTTAACAATGCAGGCCTGTATGCAGGAAAAGAACGAAAAGCGAGTGCTAAAAATGTCGAGTTGACTTTTATGTTATTCGTTCTCGTTCCCTATCTGTTAACAACTGAGCTAAGCCCCTTGTTAGAAAAATCGGCTGACAGCCGTGTCATTAATACTTCTTCCTATATGCATCATTTTGCCAAGGTCAAGGATTTGGACTTTGGATTTGAGAAAGAATACAATCCAGGATTGGCCTATAATAATTCCAAACTCTATACCATTTGGATGACACGCTATCTAGCAAGAGATTTCTTTTTAAAAGGTTCAAACATCACCATCAATTCTTACCATCCTGACTTGATTTCAACCAACTTGGGGAATGATTCCAGTGATGAAAAGACGAAAAAGTCTCTCTTCGGACGCCTGATGAAGTCTCTCTCGAAAGATTTAGATCAGGGGATTGAAACAGGCTATTATCTCACCTTATCAGAGGAAGTCAGGGGCTTTACTGGCTTCTATTTTGATGAAAAGAAAGTGAAGTCGGTATCTGAAAAAGGCTATACAATTGAAAAAGCTCGAGATTTAATCAATTACTGTAATGATAAAATTGAATTGTTTAAACAGAAATATGATCTGCTTAATTAG
- a CDS encoding alpha/beta fold hydrolase encodes MSYLTTKNQYITVEGNKIAYRELSKGKSKLPLLMLVHLAATLDNWDPKLLDLIAEKHHVIVVDLPGVGASQGKVAPTISGMAEQTIAFIQSLGYDKINLLGLSMGGMIAQEMVRIKPDLVNRLIIAGTGPRGGKEIDKVTGKTFNYMFKAGLERIDPKRYIFYNHDEQGKIEALKVLGRMGMRTKEFADKDMSVPGFLTQLKAIKRWGKDSQDDLRFITQPTLIVNGDKDMQVPTENSYDMHEKIKDSKLIIYPNAGHGSIFQYAEEFSKELIAFLED; translated from the coding sequence ATGTCATATCTTACAACTAAAAATCAATACATCACTGTTGAAGGGAACAAAATTGCCTATCGCGAACTCAGCAAAGGCAAATCAAAACTACCTCTTCTGATGCTGGTCCACTTGGCAGCAACCCTCGACAACTGGGATCCAAAACTTTTGGACTTGATTGCTGAAAAGCACCATGTGATTGTGGTCGACCTTCCTGGTGTGGGAGCCAGTCAAGGAAAAGTGGCCCCAACCATTTCTGGAATGGCTGAGCAGACGATTGCCTTTATTCAATCCCTTGGTTACGATAAAATCAATCTCCTAGGTCTTTCTATGGGAGGGATGATTGCCCAAGAAATGGTCCGAATCAAGCCTGATTTGGTCAATCGTCTCATTATAGCAGGAACAGGACCTCGAGGTGGAAAAGAGATTGATAAGGTCACAGGGAAAACATTTAACTATATGTTTAAAGCTGGACTCGAGCGCATCGATCCTAAACGCTATATCTTCTATAACCATGATGAACAAGGAAAAATCGAAGCTTTGAAAGTTCTCGGACGAATGGGAATGCGAACCAAGGAATTTGCGGACAAAGACATGAGTGTGCCTGGTTTCTTGACTCAACTCAAAGCCATTAAACGTTGGGGGAAAGATTCTCAAGACGACCTAAGATTTATCACCCAACCAACCTTAATCGTCAACGGGGACAAGGATATGCAGGTTCCAACAGAAAATTCTTATGATATGCATGAGAAAATAAAAGATAGTAAGCTGATCATCTATCCAAATGCTGGTCACGGTTCGATCTTCCAATATGCAGAGGAGTTTTCAAAAGAACTCATTGCTTTCTTGGAGGACTAA
- a CDS encoding NADP-dependent oxidoreductase, translated as MKVAQHTTYNKNNITLNITEIAKPSITDKEVLVKVTAAGVNPLDNMISRGEVKVIVPYKLPQTAGNEVVGIIEETGRQVKNLKVGDRVFGRLPLNHIGAFAEYVAVDSQALAKVPDYLSDEEAAAVPLTALTIMQALELMGAQAGKTIFISGGTGGVGGMAIPIAKAKGLKVITNGAGDSAERVLNLGADRFIDYKTEDYTKTVSQVDYVLDTLGGAETEKQMSIMKKGGQLVSLRAMPNGDFAKRMNLPKWKQMILGLAGRKFDKMADKYGVHYHFIFVESNGAQLQEVADLFSKLEIKPSIDTVYPFEEVNSALDKVANGRSRGKTVLSFKK; from the coding sequence ATGAAAGTCGCACAACATACTACTTATAACAAAAACAATATCACACTAAACATCACAGAAATCGCAAAACCAAGCATCACAGACAAAGAAGTTTTGGTCAAAGTCACCGCAGCTGGTGTTAATCCTCTGGATAACATGATTTCCCGTGGTGAAGTAAAGGTGATCGTCCCTTACAAACTTCCACAAACTGCTGGAAATGAAGTGGTCGGTATCATTGAAGAGACAGGTAGACAAGTCAAAAATCTCAAAGTCGGAGACCGAGTTTTTGGGCGTTTACCACTTAATCATATTGGTGCCTTTGCAGAATACGTAGCTGTCGATAGTCAGGCTCTAGCCAAGGTTCCAGACTATCTGTCTGACGAGGAAGCCGCTGCTGTTCCTTTGACTGCCTTAACCATTATGCAAGCCTTAGAACTCATGGGGGCTCAAGCTGGCAAAACCATCTTTATCTCTGGTGGTACAGGCGGTGTCGGCGGTATGGCCATTCCGATTGCTAAGGCTAAAGGTTTGAAGGTCATTACCAATGGGGCTGGAGATAGCGCTGAGCGTGTATTGAACCTAGGAGCAGACCGCTTTATCGATTATAAAACAGAGGATTATACAAAAACTGTTAGCCAGGTTGATTATGTCCTCGATACCCTTGGTGGCGCTGAGACTGAAAAACAAATGTCTATCATGAAAAAAGGTGGTCAGCTTGTTTCCCTCCGTGCTATGCCAAATGGTGACTTTGCCAAACGCATGAACCTGCCAAAATGGAAACAGATGATTCTTGGCTTAGCTGGTCGCAAATTTGATAAGATGGCTGACAAATACGGCGTTCACTACCATTTTATCTTTGTGGAAAGCAATGGTGCTCAATTACAAGAGGTAGCTGACCTCTTTAGCAAATTAGAAATCAAGCCATCTATCGATACAGTCTATCCATTTGAAGAAGTGAATAGCGCCTTAGACAAGGTCGCTAATGGTCGCTCACGTGGAAAAACTGTCCTCAGCTTTAAGAAATAA
- a CDS encoding Rrf2 family transcriptional regulator — MDTKFSVALHILTMISESKDTLSSQALAESVGTNASYIRKVIALLKNAGLITSHQGKTGYQLSKSPKEVTLLEIYFSTQEVNHISLFPVHQNSNPDCPVGKHIQAAISPLFASAEAQLDKELAQQTLEDVINNLYKDAKQKRN; from the coding sequence ATGGATACAAAATTTTCAGTAGCCTTACATATCCTAACCATGATTAGCGAGAGCAAGGATACCTTAAGTTCACAAGCTCTGGCTGAGAGCGTCGGAACCAACGCTAGTTATATTCGTAAGGTGATTGCCTTATTGAAAAACGCTGGCTTAATTACTTCCCATCAAGGAAAAACAGGCTATCAACTCAGTAAGTCCCCAAAGGAAGTGACCTTACTTGAGATTTATTTTTCCACACAAGAAGTCAACCACATCAGCTTATTTCCCGTTCACCAAAATAGCAATCCGGATTGCCCAGTAGGGAAACATATTCAAGCTGCCATTTCGCCACTATTTGCTAGCGCTGAAGCTCAACTTGATAAGGAACTAGCCCAGCAAACCTTAGAAGATGTCATTAACAATCTTTATAAAGATGCCAAACAAAAACGAAACTGA
- a CDS encoding AI-2E family transporter produces the protein MNLVKKYTPLILFIGLVTLVILNASSFISGAVSLFEVTSTLIYGAVIAFVLNVPMKKIEEFLVKMKVKAGLRRPIAMVLVFLALILIVIALLVLVLPTLAQTISQLGTVLSTVLTQLGKLLGSSEFVTKDMLSTIVSGIQGQSSSISQALIGFLSGLTSNIGNIFSSLMNAFLIIVFTFSFLSSKEHLAAMTSRLLKVFLPEKVVIKLTYIGQVALETYDQFLMSQLIEAVIIGVMIAVGYSMFGIPYGVMTGIFAGVLSFIPYVGPMIACVVGAIFIFTVSPTQALLSLLLYQVIQLIEGNLIYPKVVGQSIGLPALFTLAAASIGGNLFGLLGMIFFTPVFAVIYRLVKEFVVAKENQVD, from the coding sequence ATGAATTTAGTAAAAAAATACACCCCATTAATACTTTTTATAGGGCTGGTTACTCTTGTAATTCTGAATGCATCAAGCTTTATATCAGGGGCAGTATCTCTCTTTGAAGTAACTTCTACCTTGATTTATGGTGCTGTCATTGCTTTTGTGCTCAATGTTCCCATGAAAAAAATTGAAGAATTCCTAGTTAAAATGAAGGTAAAGGCAGGGTTGCGCCGTCCGATTGCCATGGTACTTGTTTTCCTAGCTCTTATCTTAATCGTGATTGCTCTTTTGGTTTTGGTGCTGCCAACCCTAGCTCAGACTATTAGTCAGCTGGGAACAGTCCTTTCAACAGTCCTTACTCAACTTGGGAAATTGCTAGGCAGCTCGGAATTTGTAACCAAAGACATGTTGTCAACTATCGTATCAGGCATACAGGGACAATCTAGTTCTATTAGCCAAGCTTTGATAGGTTTTTTATCAGGTCTGACTAGTAATATCGGCAATATTTTTTCAAGTTTGATGAATGCCTTTTTGATTATAGTCTTCACCTTTTCATTTTTATCCAGTAAGGAACATTTGGCAGCGATGACGAGTCGACTTCTAAAAGTTTTTCTTCCAGAGAAGGTGGTGATAAAGTTGACTTACATTGGACAAGTAGCACTAGAGACTTATGACCAATTTTTGATGAGTCAGCTGATTGAAGCAGTTATCATAGGAGTTATGATAGCGGTTGGTTACAGCATGTTTGGGATACCCTATGGAGTAATGACAGGTATCTTTGCAGGAGTGCTATCGTTCATTCCTTATGTAGGGCCTATGATTGCTTGTGTTGTGGGAGCGATTTTTATCTTCACAGTGAGTCCTACTCAAGCCTTACTTTCTCTTCTTCTATATCAAGTTATACAGCTGATTGAAGGAAACCTTATTTATCCAAAAGTTGTAGGTCAGTCTATTGGTTTGCCAGCTCTTTTCACACTTGCAGCAGCTAGTATCGGAGGGAATCTTTTCGGACTGCTTGGAATGATATTCTTTACCCCCGTATTTGCTGTTATCTATCGACTGGTTAAAGAATTTGTCGTTGCAAAGGAAAATCAGGTAGATTAA
- a CDS encoding DUF308 domain-containing protein has protein sequence MKFSNRLSLFLAGVIFVLLALFLFTDPVANLVAYSWWIAFGLLVASIAAILGYFSVPKELRSPAHLFQGIVNLLLALYLVAYGFVTLPVVIPIILGIWLIVEAIIVFFKGNRLGLIFPIIGNHIMWIALLAFLLGLVILFNPVATSVFVVYVVAFAFLIVGFTYILDAFRK, from the coding sequence ATGAAATTTTCTAATCGTTTATCGCTATTCCTTGCAGGAGTTATTTTTGTCCTTTTAGCACTCTTTCTATTTACAGACCCAGTAGCTAATCTTGTTGCTTACAGCTGGTGGATTGCATTTGGTTTACTGGTTGCTTCCATAGCAGCTATTTTAGGCTATTTCTCTGTACCAAAAGAGCTTCGCTCACCAGCTCATCTTTTCCAAGGGATTGTTAATCTTCTCTTAGCTCTTTACCTCGTTGCCTATGGCTTTGTGACGCTGCCAGTTGTCATTCCAATTATTTTAGGGATTTGGTTAATTGTAGAAGCCATTATAGTTTTCTTTAAAGGCAATCGTCTGGGATTGATTTTCCCTATTATTGGCAACCATATCATGTGGATAGCGTTGCTTGCATTTTTACTAGGTCTAGTGATTTTGTTCAATCCAGTAGCTACAAGTGTCTTTGTCGTTTATGTCGTTGCCTTTGCATTTTTAATTGTTGGTTTCACCTATATCCTTGATGCCTTTCGTAAATAA